Proteins encoded in a region of the Paenibacillus sp. E222 genome:
- a CDS encoding inorganic phosphate transporter has product METTIWVLGIVVFLALAFDFINGFHDTANAIATSVSTRALTPRRAILMAAVMNFVGAMMFTGVAKTIGGSVTDPTKLDNGIEVVIVTLIAAIIWNLVTWWFGIPSSSSHALIGALAGAVLVGAGADKVKWSGFIDIVGGLLLSPLIAFAIGYVVMTILKYIFAKRSPHNVNKGFRTVQIFTAALQAFTHGTNDAQKAMGIITFALVAAGVQDHLEVPLWVKISAATAMALGTSIGGWKIIKTMGTKIFKIEPINGFAADLSAASVIFTATLLHLPVSTTHAITSAILGVGSAKRFSAVKWGLAGRIIITWFITIPITGALAGLLYWIIF; this is encoded by the coding sequence ATGGAAACAACGATTTGGGTATTGGGTATAGTCGTCTTCCTTGCACTGGCGTTTGACTTCATCAACGGATTCCACGATACGGCGAATGCCATTGCAACTTCGGTCTCGACACGAGCACTGACTCCTCGCCGGGCAATCCTTATGGCTGCCGTGATGAACTTTGTCGGTGCCATGATGTTTACTGGAGTAGCGAAGACGATCGGGGGGAGTGTAACAGACCCCACCAAGCTGGATAACGGGATTGAGGTCGTCATAGTCACCTTAATCGCCGCGATTATCTGGAATCTCGTTACATGGTGGTTCGGAATTCCTTCTTCATCCTCGCATGCATTGATTGGTGCTCTTGCTGGTGCTGTACTTGTTGGCGCAGGGGCTGATAAAGTCAAATGGAGTGGATTTATTGACATCGTCGGAGGGTTGTTATTATCACCTCTGATCGCATTTGCCATCGGGTATGTGGTCATGACCATTCTCAAATATATTTTTGCCAAACGCAGTCCGCATAACGTGAACAAAGGTTTCCGTACGGTACAGATTTTCACAGCAGCACTCCAGGCGTTTACGCATGGTACCAATGATGCACAGAAGGCAATGGGGATCATTACCTTTGCACTCGTTGCAGCAGGCGTACAGGATCATCTGGAAGTTCCGTTGTGGGTTAAAATCTCTGCGGCAACAGCGATGGCTCTTGGTACTTCCATCGGTGGTTGGAAAATCATCAAAACGATGGGAACCAAAATTTTTAAAATTGAACCGATTAACGGATTTGCAGCAGATCTGTCAGCCGCATCTGTTATTTTCACAGCAACCTTGCTCCACCTGCCGGTGAGTACAACTCACGCAATCACATCTGCCATTCTGGGTGTTGGTTCCGCGAAACGTTTCTCAGCCGTGAAATGGGGACTAGCTGGACGTATCATTATTACGTGGTTCATTACAATTCCGATTACCGGGGCGCTGGCAGGATTGTTGTACTGGATCATTTTCTAA
- the corA gene encoding magnesium/cobalt transporter CorA — protein MIRTLAISRDHQVSVNVPLTQLDLQDYAWVWADFNQPSEEESKLLDTYFHFHPLAIEDCMHVLQRPKLDYYDNLQFLVLHALNPTTLEAEEVDLFLGANFLVSYHHGALEEVDEAWERLLHHAHERTIWARGPVAAAYTVMDKLVDHYFPSLFAIEDELAELENRGGKESVEDLMNQVFDLRSRLLKLRRTVVPMRDLLYRVVNSQHVQRTGEHTVYFTDIYDHLLKLTDMIEADREMTADLRDSYISLNSNRMNQIMKTLTVITTVFMPLTLIAGIYGMNFAYMPELQWKFGYGAVLLLMFVLGGSMVAWFVKRGWFK, from the coding sequence ATGATTCGTACACTCGCCATCTCACGGGATCATCAGGTATCTGTAAATGTACCGCTGACACAGCTGGATCTGCAGGATTACGCCTGGGTATGGGCAGATTTCAATCAGCCTTCCGAAGAGGAAAGCAAGTTACTGGATACATATTTTCATTTTCATCCATTAGCTATTGAGGATTGTATGCATGTGTTGCAGCGACCCAAGCTCGATTATTATGACAATTTGCAGTTCCTCGTGCTGCATGCATTGAATCCGACCACATTGGAAGCGGAAGAGGTGGACCTGTTTCTGGGTGCAAACTTCCTGGTATCCTATCATCACGGGGCCCTGGAGGAAGTCGATGAAGCTTGGGAGCGATTGCTGCATCATGCGCATGAACGAACCATTTGGGCCCGAGGCCCGGTGGCAGCGGCGTATACGGTGATGGACAAGTTGGTCGATCATTATTTCCCGTCTCTATTTGCCATTGAGGATGAGCTGGCTGAACTGGAGAACCGGGGCGGCAAGGAGTCGGTGGAAGACCTGATGAATCAGGTGTTCGACTTGCGCAGTCGATTGCTGAAGCTTAGACGGACGGTAGTGCCCATGCGGGATCTGCTCTATCGGGTAGTCAATTCTCAGCATGTGCAGCGAACTGGGGAGCATACCGTTTATTTTACCGATATCTATGATCATTTGTTGAAGCTGACAGACATGATTGAAGCTGATCGGGAAATGACGGCTGACCTGCGTGACAGTTACATCTCCTTGAATTCCAATCGAATGAACCAGATTATGAAGACCCTCACCGTAATTACAACAGTCTTTATGCCACTGACGCTGATCGCGGGGATCTATGGCATGAACTTTGCTTATATGCCTGAGCTGCAATGGAAGTTTGGGTATGGAGCTGTGCTGCTGCTGATGTTTGTTCTGGGCGGAAGCATGGTGGCCTGGTTTGTGAAGCGGGGCTGGTTTAAATAA
- a CDS encoding DNA alkylation repair protein, whose amino-acid sequence MELFKDKYTPALIDRTGEWLHQFYPKLDKQQFRELVFAEGWGELEFKARIRRITSALTEVLPDNYEEALHVIEQAAPHMRGVEYLFVPDFIEVNGLAPENYELSMKYLTLFTPYSSSEFAVRPFIERYPIETMKRMMEWTGSPNEHIRRLASEGSRPRLPWGSKLRGFITDPTPVLPILHELKQDESLYVRKSVANHLNDISKDHPELVLDLASSWYGQHEHTDWIVRHASRSLLKKGHPKALSLFGYVEQDATHIEHLQLARDTVAIGEDLHFSFDVVNKSGQSQMLRIEYEIGYMKANGKQAPKRFKCSDKTFPTGRTKVATKQSFKVITTRKHYAGLHTLTIVVNGQPAATATFVLEQAE is encoded by the coding sequence ATGGAACTGTTCAAAGACAAATATACTCCCGCATTAATCGACCGGACAGGGGAATGGTTACACCAATTCTACCCCAAGTTGGACAAACAGCAATTTCGTGAACTTGTATTTGCCGAAGGCTGGGGAGAGCTGGAATTCAAAGCTCGTATCCGCCGCATTACGTCGGCATTGACCGAAGTTCTCCCTGACAACTATGAAGAGGCATTACACGTGATTGAGCAGGCCGCACCGCATATGCGAGGGGTCGAGTATCTGTTCGTTCCCGATTTTATTGAAGTCAACGGACTTGCGCCGGAAAACTACGAACTATCCATGAAATACTTGACCCTCTTCACACCTTATTCCAGTTCCGAGTTCGCGGTACGCCCTTTTATTGAACGATACCCGATCGAAACGATGAAACGCATGATGGAATGGACGGGCAGTCCGAATGAACATATACGCAGGCTTGCCAGTGAAGGCAGCCGTCCACGTCTTCCATGGGGTTCCAAACTTCGGGGGTTCATCACCGATCCAACACCCGTACTTCCCATTCTGCATGAATTGAAGCAGGACGAATCCCTGTATGTCCGAAAAAGTGTAGCCAACCACCTGAACGACATCTCGAAAGACCACCCTGAACTGGTCCTGGATTTGGCCTCCAGCTGGTACGGACAACATGAGCATACGGACTGGATCGTTCGCCATGCAAGCCGCTCTTTGCTGAAAAAGGGACATCCGAAGGCGCTGAGCCTCTTTGGTTATGTCGAGCAGGATGCGACACATATCGAGCATCTTCAGCTTGCAAGAGATACCGTAGCCATCGGGGAAGATCTTCATTTCTCTTTTGATGTGGTAAATAAAAGTGGTCAGTCACAGATGCTGCGAATCGAATATGAAATCGGATATATGAAAGCCAATGGCAAGCAGGCACCCAAGCGGTTCAAATGCTCTGACAAAACCTTCCCTACAGGGAGAACCAAGGTTGCAACGAAGCAATCGTTCAAAGTCATTACGACGAGAAAGCATTACGCTGGTTTGCATACGCTAACGATTGTCGTTAATGGACAACCTGCCGCTACGGCCACATTTGTATTGGAGCAAGCAGAGTAA
- a CDS encoding DUF47 domain-containing protein — protein sequence MKLKKKKDIFFETLENMADTVVQAADYFSQHVSNLQDVTLFANEMKKYESQCDDYVHTIITELNKTFITPIERDDIMELTTTLDDVLDGLEATASRFYMYQLTDPDEYIVQFAEILRQSAYEIQKAIHLLSQKKLLAIREYTIRLNDLENQGDEVLRNCIKNLFATVPDPIELIKRKEIYERLETTTDACEHVANVLESIIMRNS from the coding sequence ATGAAGCTTAAGAAGAAGAAGGATATATTTTTTGAGACACTAGAGAACATGGCAGATACGGTCGTGCAAGCGGCTGATTATTTCTCCCAACATGTTTCCAACCTTCAGGATGTGACTCTTTTTGCCAATGAAATGAAGAAGTACGAGTCCCAGTGTGATGATTATGTTCATACCATCATTACAGAGCTCAACAAGACATTTATCACGCCGATCGAACGCGATGATATTATGGAACTGACAACGACACTTGATGACGTATTGGACGGACTCGAAGCAACGGCTTCCCGTTTCTATATGTACCAACTGACTGACCCGGACGAATATATCGTTCAATTCGCTGAAATTTTGCGCCAATCGGCTTACGAAATTCAGAAGGCCATTCATTTGCTGTCTCAGAAAAAATTGCTGGCGATCCGCGAGTACACGATTCGTCTGAACGATCTGGAAAACCAGGGCGACGAAGTGCTGCGCAACTGTATCAAGAACCTTTTCGCTACTGTGCCTGATCCGATTGAACTGATCAAACGCAAAGAAATTTACGAACGTCTTGAGACAACAACGGATGCTTGTGAACACGTAGCGAATGTGCTCGAATCCATCATCATGCGTAATTCTTAA